A genomic segment from Spinacia oleracea cultivar Varoflay chromosome 3, BTI_SOV_V1, whole genome shotgun sequence encodes:
- the LOC110779160 gene encoding uncharacterized mitochondrial protein AtMg00310-like, with protein MGGMGFRDLRYFNQALLAKQCFRLSMETRSLLSCVLKARYYKHSNLVETRRGYDPSYTWRSMWGEKSLLLEGLKWRVGNGLSIKVWYEAWMPGNGTHFIPTPRVDSDMALRVSDLIDYENQCWNGSMIKEVFVEEE; from the coding sequence ATGGGTGGAATGGGTTTTCGTGACTTGAGGTATTTTAACCAAGCACTCCTCGCAAAACAATGTTTCCGGCTTAGCATGGAAACTAGGTCCTTGTTGAGTTGTGTTTTAAAGGCGCGGTACTATAAACACTCGAATCTGGTAGAGACAAGAAGGGGTTATGACCCAAGCTACACTTGGAGAAGCATGTGGGGGGAAAAATCTCTATTACTTGAAGGGTTAAAGTGGCGTGTGGGGAATGGCTTATCAATCAAAGTATGGTATGAGGCCTGGATGCCCGGGAATGGAACTCACTTTATTCCAACACCAAGAGTGGACAGTGATATGGCATTGCGAGTGTCAGACTTAATTGACTATGAAAATCAGTGCTGGAATGGCAGTATGATCAAGGAGGTATTTGTGGAGGAGGAGTAG